ACAATGCAGCAGATGCGCACACTCCATTCATGTCTTTGTTGGAATGCCGGGGCACGAAAAGCGACCCGCAAGCTTGAGGAACCAAGCGACGCCCAGGCCCAGATACTGAAGGCCATGGGCTACGGAGTGAGCAGTGGGGTCTTACAGGAATTGGCGACTTAACACACCGAAATCACTTGCGTTTTCAAAAAAAATGACGTTCAATCTGTTAAACTCCTGGTAGAGTTCATACTTCCCGATTGTTTTATCGTTGTACGCAATAAAGCCATGCGTTCTTTCAACGTGCTTTTCTTCAATTTTCAAGTCGCTCTTTTCGTGAATATATTCGTTTCTATTTTCAAATTCTCTTTTTGTTGTTGACAAATTCAGGACATATTCTCCATCGATCGACATTTCGTAAATAAAAATAGCAACATACGGCATACCTGAAAGAATTGTTTCGTTGAGATGCTTTATGACTTCATGTTGGATATTCCAGATATGAACCGGATATCCTCCTTCAATGATATTCTTTATGTCTTCAATTTCCCTGTAGAACTGAGAAATCATTTGTTTTTTGTAGTTATTGTAAAAATACGTCGCGGAAATCGTGCTGATGACGGCGATGGATGCCGTGATCAGCACGACTGTTTTCCAGACAAGGTGTTTTCTGATGAATGTGAGCATCCGTCTCAACCTCTTCAACAGCGGACCTTGTATCAGTCCCGGCCATGATTTAAAGGATGATCAGGCCGAACTCCAGCCCCAACTCACGCTTGGTGCCACGGCTGAAGACCGCCAAAGTCCTCAAAATCCGTATCCTCGAGAAAAGATCATTCCCGCCGCCTGCCCCGGTTCATGACGTAATACCAGGCTCCGGGATATTCAATCCGTAATGGTTTTTCCATCTGTTCAGACTACGTGAATAGGCCTATAAAAGACAAGAGCAAACTTGAACTTGCTCTCATTCTCATTCCGAACGACGAATTGAAATAGTTATCTCCAGATTGAAGTCTTATTTACCTCCACCTGTTGATTATCTCCTGCATCTTTCCGTCTGAATGCATTTTTTCGAGTGCATCAGCGATACGTTTGGCTATTTCATCAGGAAAGTTTAAGCTTGCAGCAATATACACACGGGTATACTCCCCTATTGCTGGCCCTACTAGTAATTCACGTGTATCCTGACCTATCTTCTTCCAGTTATATAAAGCTATAAAATCTGAATCAGCGATGGTATCAAACCTTCCAGCCTGCAATTTTAGTGCATTAATTTCTGCATCATGCGCCATATCAAGATTGGTTATCCCTGCTCGTTCCAAAATAGGGATGATAGCATGTGCCCGAACAACACCGACAGCCAATTGTTGAGCTTCTTCCATAGTTTTTATAGGTTCTGGTCTGCCGTATGAGTAGATATGATACTGTGTTCTGATCAGCTCTCCAATCCACTTAAAATTTTCTTCCCTTTGCGTGGTCCTGGAAAAAGGGATAATAGCATGCATCTCATTTCCCGGTTGTTGCAACTGCATCTGCGCTCTGGTCCAGGGGACATTCATATCAAAAACAAACACCGGAGCCCCATAATTGGTGGCTTCATTCAAAATCTCAACGGCAATACCGACCGGTTTACCGTCAACAACTCCGCAAAAAGGCATGGCATTTAGCCCATAAACAAGAACTTCCCCTGCAAAAACATTCGAAAGGGTCATCATATTTATAATGCAGGCATAAAAAACAGCAACAATTTTTGCTTTCATCGCATTTCCTCCATATAAACCGGACTTTGGCTCCCAGCTACCGACAAACTCAACCAAGCTCGAAGCTCTAAGGGCGATGCTCATGAAGTTGTTCTATCTGCCAGTTCGCCAAACCTTTTATCCGGATTTCACGGGAAGGGCGTCCTCATCGTATCCGCCTGCTGGATTAACAGCTATTTCAGCATGTTATTGACAACAACAGGCCCAATCTTGGTATCTTAGATAGCTCCTTCCCCGCCGTCCAGCCCCAGCATCCGGCGTCCGTCCTCCAAAACCATGTACAAGGCCGGGATGAGCACCAGGGTGATGGCCGTGGCGAAGAGGACGCCGAAGCCCAGGCTCACGGCCATGGGGATCAGGAACTGGGCCTGGACGCTGCGTTCCAGGATCATGGGCATCAGACCGAAGAAGGTGGTCAGGGAGGTGAGCAGGATGGGCCGGAAGCGGCGCTGGCCCGAGGCCAGGACGGCCTCGCGAACGTTCATGCCGTCGCGGCGGCCGGAGTTGATGAAGTCGATGAGCAGCAGCGAGCTGTTCACCACCACTCCGGACAGGGCCACGATGCCGAAAATGCTGAGCATGCTCAGGTTGATGCCCATGATCATGTGACCCCAGATCGCGCCGACGATGCCGAAGGGGATGGCCGCCATGACGATCAGCGGTTGGGAATAGCTGCGGAAAGGGATGGCCAGCAGGGCGAAGATCAAAAACAGGGCCATCAGGAAGCCCTGGCCCATGCTGCTGAAGGACTCCCGGCGCTCCCGCTCCTCGCCCTCCAGATCAAAGCCCAGGCCGGGGTGATCCGCGGTCAGGTCCGCGAGCACGGTCCGGCGCAGGTCCTGAAGGATGTCCTGAACATTGCCGGTGCGAGCGTCCACCGTGGCCGTGACGTTGATCACCCGCTTGCGGTCCGTGCGGTTGATGGCGCTGTATCCCCGGTCCCGGTGCAGGCGGGCAGCCATGTCCAGGGGCAGTTCCACGCTTCCGAGGGCGCTTCCGAGGGCGCTTCCGAGGGCGCTTCCGAGGGCGCTTCCGGGGGTGCTTCCGGGGGTGTTTCCGGGGGCGCGCACGCGCAGGTTCTCCAGGTCGGCCAGGGAAACGCGCCGGTCTTCGGGATAGCGGACCATGACCTTGACCTCGTTGCGCCCGCGCTGCAGGCGCAGGGCCTCGGCCCCGTGGAAGGCGGCGCGCACCTGGCGGCCCAGATCCTCCTCGGTCAGGCCCAGGGTGGCGGCCTCGGGCCGCAGCCGGATGGTGATCTCCTCCTTGCCCGCGGCGTGGGTGTCCGCGATGTCGCTCACTCCGGGATAGTCGGCCAGG
This genomic stretch from Desulfonatronum sp. SC1 harbors:
- a CDS encoding ABC transporter substrate-binding protein, which gives rise to MSIALRASSLVEFVGSWEPKSGLYGGNAMKAKIVAVFYACIINMMTLSNVFAGEVLVYGLNAMPFCGVVDGKPVGIAVEILNEATNYGAPVFVFDMNVPWTRAQMQLQQPGNEMHAIIPFSRTTQREENFKWIGELIRTQYHIYSYGRPEPIKTMEEAQQLAVGVVRAHAIIPILERAGITNLDMAHDAEINALKLQAGRFDTIADSDFIALYNWKKIGQDTRELLVGPAIGEYTRVYIAASLNFPDEIAKRIADALEKMHSDGKMQEIINRWR